The genomic stretch TTGTTCCCGTCACATGAATGATATTGAGATGGTCGAGTTCCTCCACCTTCGAAACAGGCACAAACACTTTAGATAAGACAGAAGGACATCAATACTCTATGACACCAGACAACAATCACATTCTTTGTAATCCTTGAAGTCGTCACTGTTATATGAGCAGTGTTTAAGTTAATAAAAGTGACTCACTGCGAGTCCGGCTCGTTCCAGGAAGACTCTCATGGCCTGGAGCTGCAGCTGAGGGTGACTCCGCTCCCGTCGCACCTGCTCCAGAGCACTGGCATTGGTCTGTAGTGTGTTCAAAGTGCAAATGGCATCCTGCAGAGAAAGCGAAGGGGAAAATGTTTAGAAACACAGCACAAGGCCGCTGCTTGGACGCAATGTCACAGGTATGCTATGTGTGAAACATggtttagagacagttttgtACATAACCCCGTTATAACAGTGAAACCAAAGTGtgacactttgtttttgtacgGATTAAAGAAACAGGATctaatgtgtttattagtgAGCTTTAAAATGGGTTAGTATGTGTACACGCAAGGAATTTGACTCAAGTTTTGCATTGCTCTAAATGTCCTTTAAACAGATATAGGCATGCATCTAAAACAAGGACCACAACAAACAGTAACACAATAGTGCAATGATTACCGGAACAGGTTGCATATACAAGAGGTTACCATGtaaatcagtgtttttcttgtgaCTGTGTTGACAGTTTCATATGTATTTAGTTCTTGAGTAGTTTCAGTTATGTTGAGttccaaaaaaaccaaacagaaccagcataaaaaaagaaaaaacacctcaGTTTAAACATGATGTGAAACTGGTCAAAGTCAAACTCTACATGGCATCAGAACTTTTAACTTAGACCACGTGTTGGCACACTGGCTGAACTTTGCAGTTGACTCAGCCGCCAACACAGAGTAACGTTACAGCTGGCAGTGTGCTGTGAGCTCTGTGCACACTGGACCTTTTCTTACCGCAGTAACCACGAGCTCTCCAGCTAAATGTCTGAAGTATCATGTGGTCAGCCATGTTTCTATCCAATCTCATAACTGGACAGTCCCTCTAGTTTTAGTACAAACTTGTCAAACTAACGCTGGTGGCTAGGTCGCTAGCAGCCGGTGCATAGCCAGGTAGAAGAACGTACCTGGTACTCCATGCCTGGTATCTGTGGTGCCGTCTTCGTGCTGTAGTACCTCTGTGAAAGGCCCGCCAAACTACAAGCCCAGTCCTGCTTTCGGAGCCGCGCGGCGAACACGGTACCCCGCTGCCACACGCTGTACATGCACACCATCATGGTGCGTGGAGCTGTCACAGGAAGCTGCAGCCAAATATGGGAGGTTCCTAAACACGCACACTGACGTCAAGCCACGCCCCCATTATTTAACAaaccagctttaaaaaaaaaaaaaaaaaaggatgattgATTATATTTCTTCGTCTTATTTTCATGTATCATTTGTATTTGATAGGCCCGTACCTTGTTTGTATTATGGTGTGTGATAAGTCCATGTGGACTGGGAACTTGTGTTAGTATAACACAATAACTATCTAACTAAGTAACTAACCAACTAACTAACTCATCTTCTATATTGCCTGAATAGGCATATTGAATATCATATACAAATTGTTTAAATGGAATGTACATAGACAACGTTACCATTTCCTTTTGCTGAGCAAGTACATTTGGAAAACTGTCAGGTcattatgaaatgaaatggaaattCAACTTGCTTTGATGATGCTTGCTTTACATGTATGCATGCTGCTCACCTTTTGATTTTTTGGAACGAACGTTTGCCCACACTGACACGTGACACAAATCCATCAAAATAAGTAGTGCCACGAGATTTTAATATGCATATTTTGCAGGCGGTATTACTCCTCCGGGCCGCCAGGTGTCACTTTTAGTTATCTTCCCTATAGTTGTCTTATGTTGTTGCCATCACTGATTATAAGTTAACAACATTGATTGGACTAGAAATAATATTGTATTACTTTTGTGTCTTATTGAATTACATTATGTGTGTGGGGTGTCTGGATTTTTATATCTGGacttttttgtattattcataAATTAATGAAACAATTCACGACTCTGCTGAAGTCTGGGAGTCCGAGTGTCACTCAAACGCAGCATACGTAGCAGGGTTGCGGATCGGAAAGAGGGATGCAGCGAGACAAAACAAGCAACGCCGGCGGGGCTGAAAAGTAAGAATAAAGCGATTTACAtgtaaacttttgaaaaatctgtatttttgatTAATGTAACTACCATGGGTAGTATTCTATATAGCTCGTTTTCTACCATTAATGGCCCACAATTAAATGAATTGTCTCCTCAGGCCCGACCGGGAGGCCGCCATTATGTCGAAATACTACGATGGAGTTGAATTTCCTTTCTGTGACGAGTTCtccaaatatgaaaaaatggcaaaaatagGACAGGGAACCTTTGGGTGAGTCtcacaaaaaaaattatttttgtatttgtgtatctATGATTgcgttgtgtgtgtttgtgtggctaacgttagctgtgcTTAGCTAACTTGTGAGAGGACACGGGACGTTAAGGTAGTTGGGGCTAAACATGGAAGATTGGGTTCAAAAATCGTTTTTAGGACGGACATATCTTCTATGTTCAGGAGACTTTTGAGAATGTAGCTTACAAATTCAAAGAAGCTAGTAACCTGCTGACATTTGTGCTGCCTGGTGGATTGTGCAGTAGTTGATAGAGGGACTTTGTAGTTTATACACGCTTTTTATGCCTTCCAAATTCAccttaaaataaacactttactACAATTGTAATTGAAAATGTAAGTATCTACTCATGTAATAAAGATCCAAGTGGAAATGACAGTAAACAGTATATGGTAGAAACATTTCCTAATGTGGTTTATAGTTACAACATGGTTTTCCTTCTTTGTGAGTTTTCAAAAATCTAGTTTGTAagcaaagtaaaagtaattcaTTTGTTATCTCTTATGTTGTGATATTCACTTTACAGAGAGGTGTTCAAAGCAAAGCACAGACAGACTGGGAAGAAAGTCGCACTGAAGAAAGTTTTGATGGAAAATGAGAAAGAAGGGGTGAGATACCACtcagtaaaaatatttttacccCCCCCCCATATGACAAAAAGGGTAATCTTAGTTacaagttatttttgttattaatattattgtgaaGTCACTAACCAAAGTCAGATGGGGCACGAAACATTAGCAATTAAGACAGACGGGTTGTAAATAAACCAGCAGGGTCTGTTTCAGAGAGCAGGGCTCTGTACTACGTAGTGAGTTCAACATACCCGGTGTAgcttttcttcacattttacaaacaaagaaaagactaTAATATTTGACTAATACAAAGGAGTTAAACACATTATTCAGGCTGAAAGTAACAGAGTTCAAACtaacaaatacagaaatgacaGCTGGCAAAATATCCCTGACTGTGTGgattaacatatttataatttcaCTACTTCATCTTGAGCACAGCATGTGACTATAactacatgtgtgtattctgtTAAATTAATGTGTCGCTAGATGTATGTTTATGGCGTGTGTGACAATATTTAAGCCTTATTCCTTCAGCTGTAACCCCGGCAGTGTGAAAAGCAATGCAGTAAGAAGGTTTCCTTCCAAAGCTTATGATCGCCCACAATGTACATTAAAGTAAATCTGTATCCAGTATGTGACTGTAAGACAAGACTCTTGACATGTGACACTGCAACACACGACTCAAGAAGCTGTATGTTGCATATCCTATATACACATAGGTGAATATATGGTAAAAGAATatgtaaagatttttttgtattcgttCTCAAGTCTGTTTCACACTGCCGGGGTTACATCTGATAGAATAAGGCTAAAATATTGTCATAAGAATACATCTGCAACACATTAATTTACCGggatacacacatgtacagtggggcaaaaaagtatttagtcagccaccaattgtgcaagttctcccacttaaaaagatgagagaggcctgtacttttcatcataggtacacttcaactatgagagacagaatggggggaaagaatccaagaaatcacattgtaggatttttaatgaattaattggtaaattcctcggtaaaataagtatttggtcacctacaaacaagcaagatttctggctctcctttaagaggctcctctgtcctccactcgttacctgtattaatggcacctgtttgaacttgttatcagtataaaagacacctgtccacaacctcaaacagtcacactccaaactccactatggccaagaccaaagagctgtcaaaggacaccagaaacaaaattgtagacctgcaccaggctgggaagactgaatctgcaataggtaagcagcttggtgtgaagaaatcaactgtgggagcaattattagaaaatggaagacatacaagaccactgataatctccctcgatctggggctccacgcaagatctcaccccgtggggccaaaatgatcacaagaacggtgaacaaaaatcccagaaccacacggggggacctagtgaatgacctgcagagagctgggaccaaagtaacaaaggctaccatcagtaacacactacgccgccagggactcaaatcctgcagtgccagacgtgtccccctgcttaagccagtacatgtccaggcccgtctgaagtttgctagagagcatttggatgatccagaagaggattgggagaatgtcatatggtcagatgaaaccaaaatagaactttttggtaaaaacccaactcgtcgtgtttggaggagaaagaatgccgagttgcatccaaagaacaccatacctactgtgaagcatgggggtggaaacatcatgctttggggctgtttttctgcaaggggaccaggacgactgatccgtgtaaaggaaagaatgaatggggccatgtatcgtgagattttgagtgaaaacctccttccatcagcaagggcattgaagatgaaacgtggctgggtctttcagcatgacaatgatcccaaacacaccgcccgggcaacgaaggagtggcttcgtaagaagcatttcaaggtcctggagtggcctagccagtctccagatctcaaccccatagaaaatctgtggagggagttgaaagtccgtgttgcccagcgacagccccaaaagatcactgctctagaggagatctgcatggaggaatgggccaaaataccagcaacagtgtgtgaaaagcttgtgaagacttacagaaaacgtttgacctctgtcattgccaacaaagggtatataacaaagtattgagatgaacttttgttattgaccaaatacttattttccaccataatttgcaaatatattctttaaaaatcagacaatgtgattttcaggaattttttttctcattttgtctctcatagtttaggtatacctatgatgaaaagtacaggcctctctcatcttttaagtgggagaacttgcacaattggtggctgactaaatacttttttgccccactgtagtTATAGTAAGTCTGGTGCTCCGGATGAAGCAGTAGaattataaatgtgttaattcacACTGTCAGTGAATTATCACCAGCTGTCCttcctgcatgtgtctgtcTATACTGTGATACTTTCAGTCTGGATTATGACTTTAACTTCTTCGTACTGTATGTCACACTTTGGAGGATCGTGGGCCAGTTTTTTAGCTGCAGCTTGTTCTCCGGGGGAAAAGTGCTTTGACTGGTCACAGCCAGTTCTTACGACATGCTGACGCACATTatgcaaatacaaataatttgtAATCGATGATGTTGATCATGTTTACGAATGGCCCCGGCCCTGCTAGTGGATGGGAAAGATGTCCACCAGATAGAGGTCATTCTTAGCAAAGAGTTAGGAAATGGAAGATCATAGACAAAAAGCTGTCAATGAACTTGggcaaaactgaaaaaaatctgtttggtGCTAATGATAGGCCTCAGAAGGTACACCGGAATAGGGTCACATGCAATGGCAATTAAATCATTTTGCATACTTGTGTCACGTAGCTTGGCATCTGCCTGGATCAGTCACTCTCTGGTAAAGCTATTGCTGAAAAAGTACTATCCGAGATTATCTTTAAACTAAAGTTTCTGTATTGCAGAACAAGGCAGTTTGATAttgcaatcaaaaaaaaaaacttgttacACCACTGATGAGGTGCCACTTTGATTACAACTGCTCGTCATTGTACCGTGGCTTGAGTGCATCAGTGTTTTTACACATTAATTATAGGTGTTTCCTCTGGCTGCTTTGTTTCAGTTCCCAATCACAGCTCTCAGAGAGATCAAGATCCTGCAGCTGCTCAAACATGAGAATGTTGTCAATCTGATTGAGATATGCAGAACCAAAGGTTGGTGTCAAAAGTCTCTAGTCTATCAACAAACAATCCATTTCTGTCCTCAATTAggtttgtgtgcttttatttttaggttGCTCGTTTGACATACCGAAATGTCTTTCTCCATTGACAGGAGCAGGAAGACTATGTTGTGTAAAATTTGTTTGTTGGTTGTTTACATTCTTTTCTCCGTGTCATTGTTCTTGAAGCTACTCAGTTTAACAGATACAAAGGCAGCATCTACCTGGTGTTTGACTTCTGTGAGCATGACCTGGCCGGGCTGTTGAGCAATGCCAATGTAAAGTTCACCCTTGCAGAGATCAAGAAGGTCATGCAGATGCTGCTCAATGGATTGTACTACATCCACAGGAACAAGGTGAGGCATTGATAAAGATTAACAACCACTGGTTCTTTCGACAGATTTGGGATCTGAAACAGAATCTATGTTAAACACCTTGGCAGGTCTCTGGTGATGAGGAAGGCTCACACTAAACAATATCCTGTAGTTCAATTTACACTGATACCATATCATCTACTTAATATcctaaataaatagaaacacttttctttaaagTTCAAACTTCTAACCGGGGAGGTTTTTAAataccatgaaaaaaaataatacgtCTGCAGCACAAGGCTGGGCTGAAGTTGCCCTCTTTTGGCTGAAGATGCGCTGAAGAAAAACtaatacatttgaacacatcatgataacattacAATTTACTTTCTTCCACTACTCATTTTTTTGAATGGAGCCTGAATGCACCACTATGTAACTTGATGGAACCTTGGTACCAGTTTGGCTCTGCTCCTTACTTTGTAATAACAGCTGTTGCTGTCAACATTACtaatgttactagctctcctcctgtcgaTTTCAACAAGGATTTGTTGTTCCCAGTGTATCTTTATCAGACCAGCGACTTGAAAGCATTAATGGCCATCTCCCAATTGCATATTTGTGACTTTGAGATTACTTATAAAATGGCAATGCCACATCAGTTAATCCCAAATTACCTAATTAAGATATTCATAGTTTATGTAACCAAAGATAGTTGGGGTTTGTGTTCCAATACTCTTACGTATTTTTCCCCTGCTGTTAGTTAttagttgcctttttttttttaattaaattacgCCTGgctgtaaatttagattgtatggatCGGATTGTAGAGGTGAAATGCAGGCCCCATTTCTTTAAAGCGGGTGGATCGGTATTTTGTGTCCTGTTGCAActcatttgtcatttattaCTCTCAATGTTTTGATGTCTTCTGGTGTTCATCATATTATTGCCATCTCTTGGATCAGATCCTTCATAGAGATATGAAGGCAGCCAACGTGCTCATCACCAGAGATGGTGTCCTAAAGCTGGCAGACTTTGGTTTGGCCCGAGCCTTCAGCCTGGCTAAAAACAGCCAGGGGAACCGCTACACCAACCGTGTGGTCACACTCTGGTACAGACCTCCAGAGCTGCTTCTGGGTAAGATACAACCATAAACCCGCAAACAACGGCATGATTTGTGTTGGTTGGGTCCTGCAA from Anoplopoma fimbria isolate UVic2021 breed Golden Eagle Sablefish chromosome 14, Afim_UVic_2022, whole genome shotgun sequence encodes the following:
- the cdk9 gene encoding cyclin-dependent kinase 9, with the translated sequence MQRDKTSNAGGAEKPDREAAIMSKYYDGVEFPFCDEFSKYEKMAKIGQGTFGEVFKAKHRQTGKKVALKKVLMENEKEGFPITALREIKILQLLKHENVVNLIEICRTKATQFNRYKGSIYLVFDFCEHDLAGLLSNANVKFTLAEIKKVMQMLLNGLYYIHRNKILHRDMKAANVLITRDGVLKLADFGLARAFSLAKNSQGNRYTNRVVTLWYRPPELLLGERDYGPPIDLWGAGCIMAEMWTRSPIMQGNTEQHQLTLISQLCGSITAEVWPGVDKKYELYQKMELPKGQKRKVKDRLKAYVKDPYALDLIDKLLVLDPAQRIDSDDALNHDFFWSDPMPSDLKNMLSTHNTSMFEYLAPPRRRGHMPQQPPNQNRNAATTSQTEFDRVF